A single genomic interval of Shewanella halotolerans harbors:
- a CDS encoding cytochrome c3 family protein: protein MKFLKIHQLLLTVAMILCVNGVASAETIELGKLHANAGLNCSDCHGDAKKKQPAPMFACLQCHDTQELAATTKDVQPTNPHKNRHNGTETNCNKCHHQHKPSENACIGCHQRFEFKKLP, encoded by the coding sequence ATGAAATTTTTGAAAATACACCAACTCTTGCTTACCGTTGCGATGATCCTTTGTGTCAACGGAGTCGCTTCCGCGGAGACTATTGAACTCGGTAAGCTCCATGCCAATGCAGGGCTTAACTGCTCAGATTGTCATGGCGATGCTAAGAAAAAACAGCCTGCTCCTATGTTTGCTTGTTTACAGTGTCACGACACGCAAGAGCTTGCCGCAACAACAAAAGATGTACAGCCCACCAATCCTCATAAAAATCGTCATAACGGTACCGAAACTAATTGTAACAAGTGTCATCACCAACATAAGCCTTCTGAGAATGCTTGTATTGGTTGTCACCAACGTTTTGAGTTCAAAAAACTGCCTTAA